The proteins below come from a single Thermopolyspora flexuosa genomic window:
- a CDS encoding DUF5682 family protein, which produces MDTALTTGPGGGPVGGGAFAALRAQLLDAAKAFTGEPDALAGILTGIVDDVDRALAERLEIFPVCHHSPASALAMARRLREKRPEVIYLELCEDMRPLLDELRNCRLPVALQAFAAEIDGFPAEWAPLSVVAPITEASAEYQAIAYALETPGVELVLVDRSADHVFQWEPRRPAAGPGAEAPDEEAALHGDAVGVEIGDLRPRFADLEAHLLRHGRVRHWSEWWDQYVEQPLSGADYATYRQVMIMIGSLFRRLRPDDTERLRVDEDRERYMWTRIREHLAATGADPERCMYVCGAFHAASRVEQFGLDSDAPPFAIPPRTGTRWLYGLIPSSHSAIEAQFGLAPGSVSIAAATFAKAVRRTRVTPFRLRGGKDGTDGTDGAAAKGGGRGRAARRTAAPAPAASEPVTDRLSGFLTGPPALDPLDEAELRDWCVEIVRLARRNGYQASTADAIAVFETSILLAGLRDRARPTPYDFQDAAVTCIEKDTVPGRRDIRRLCEIMLGGDRAGQVGYDALPPLARDVHDRLAPLGLDLQKRTIQRALLDLRADPHLEPCSRLLWMLRYLLPDRAIRPIMGELRLGERSIQESWDLDIGRNQRAIIELGYEGVTVEQVLERRLRRAVHDPKATAATALAAVEDALVFLGSRRLADELGARAVELLAAERTVDHAPEVLRRIRRLLAHHRSTGPELPAWCQAFVATGYAHYCTLLPTAFADDAANVRQVAAMLSFLVTLENLAISLGCDRAQLEIAVRQARPEGAAKTALLWAARTQLGLLPREELRARCDELLGNPLTVPSVPEYVSGFVQALDLAPGLTPFVVELLSKAFARLPDAVLLPWLPRLIATLRAQAAELVPLLVREAGRTFPADLAALDAWTPPWAAARAARPARASAPAAPASGPVPGLLAGHPAATDAVARLLGCGTGWRAVPAGGGPATHPALAGLLAAHPATAEAVASLVA; this is translated from the coding sequence ATGGACACCGCGCTGACGACCGGCCCCGGCGGCGGGCCGGTCGGCGGCGGCGCCTTCGCCGCGCTGCGCGCCCAGCTCCTCGACGCCGCCAAGGCCTTCACCGGCGAGCCCGACGCGCTCGCCGGGATCCTCACCGGGATCGTCGACGACGTCGACCGGGCCCTCGCCGAGCGGCTCGAGATCTTCCCGGTCTGCCACCACTCGCCCGCCTCCGCCCTGGCGATGGCCCGCCGGCTGCGCGAGAAGCGGCCCGAGGTCATCTACCTGGAGCTGTGCGAGGACATGCGGCCGCTCCTCGACGAGCTGCGCAACTGCCGCCTGCCCGTGGCGCTCCAGGCGTTCGCCGCCGAGATCGACGGCTTCCCGGCCGAGTGGGCGCCGCTCAGCGTGGTCGCCCCGATCACCGAGGCGTCCGCCGAGTACCAGGCGATCGCCTACGCGCTCGAGACGCCCGGCGTCGAGCTGGTGCTCGTCGACCGGTCCGCCGACCACGTCTTCCAGTGGGAGCCGCGACGCCCCGCCGCCGGGCCCGGCGCGGAGGCACCGGACGAGGAGGCCGCGCTGCACGGGGACGCCGTCGGCGTGGAGATCGGCGACCTGCGGCCCCGGTTCGCCGACCTCGAGGCGCACCTGCTGCGGCACGGCCGGGTGCGGCACTGGTCGGAGTGGTGGGACCAGTACGTCGAGCAGCCGCTCAGCGGCGCCGACTACGCCACCTACCGCCAGGTCATGATCATGATCGGCAGCCTGTTCCGGCGGCTGCGGCCCGACGACACCGAGCGGCTGCGGGTCGACGAGGACCGCGAGCGGTACATGTGGACCCGGATCCGCGAGCACCTCGCCGCCACCGGCGCCGACCCCGAGCGCTGCATGTACGTGTGCGGCGCCTTCCACGCCGCGAGCCGGGTCGAGCAGTTCGGCCTCGACTCCGACGCGCCACCGTTCGCGATCCCGCCGCGCACCGGCACCCGCTGGCTGTACGGGCTCATCCCGTCCAGCCACTCGGCGATCGAGGCCCAGTTCGGGCTCGCCCCCGGCTCGGTCTCCATCGCCGCGGCGACCTTCGCCAAGGCGGTACGGCGCACCAGGGTCACGCCGTTCCGGCTGCGCGGCGGCAAGGACGGCACGGACGGCACGGACGGCGCGGCGGCCAAGGGCGGCGGCCGCGGCCGGGCGGCACGCCGTACCGCCGCGCCCGCCCCGGCCGCGTCGGAGCCGGTGACCGACCGGCTGTCCGGCTTCCTCACCGGGCCGCCCGCACTCGACCCGCTCGACGAGGCCGAGCTGCGCGACTGGTGCGTGGAGATCGTGCGGCTCGCCCGCCGCAACGGCTACCAGGCGAGCACCGCGGACGCGATCGCCGTGTTCGAGACCTCGATCCTGCTCGCCGGCCTGCGCGACCGGGCCCGGCCGACCCCGTACGACTTCCAGGACGCCGCGGTCACCTGCATCGAGAAGGACACCGTGCCCGGCCGCCGCGACATCCGCCGGCTGTGCGAGATCATGCTCGGCGGCGACCGGGCCGGGCAGGTCGGCTACGACGCGCTGCCGCCGCTCGCCCGCGACGTGCACGACCGGCTCGCCCCGCTCGGCCTCGACCTGCAGAAGCGCACCATCCAGCGGGCCCTGCTCGACCTGCGCGCCGACCCGCACCTGGAGCCGTGCTCGCGGCTGCTGTGGATGCTGCGCTACCTGCTGCCCGACCGCGCGATCCGCCCGATCATGGGCGAGCTTCGCCTCGGCGAGCGGTCCATCCAGGAGAGCTGGGACCTCGACATCGGCCGCAACCAGCGGGCGATCATCGAGCTGGGGTACGAGGGCGTCACCGTCGAGCAGGTGCTCGAGCGGCGGCTGCGCCGCGCGGTGCACGACCCCAAGGCCACCGCGGCGACCGCGCTCGCCGCCGTGGAGGACGCGTTGGTGTTCCTCGGCTCCCGGCGGCTCGCCGACGAGCTGGGCGCGCGGGCGGTGGAGCTGCTCGCCGCCGAGCGCACCGTCGACCACGCCCCCGAGGTGCTGCGCCGCATCCGCCGCCTGCTCGCCCACCACCGCTCGACCGGGCCGGAGCTGCCCGCCTGGTGCCAGGCGTTCGTCGCCACCGGGTACGCGCACTACTGCACCCTGCTGCCCACCGCGTTCGCCGACGACGCGGCGAACGTGCGGCAGGTCGCGGCGATGCTCTCCTTCCTCGTCACGCTGGAGAACCTCGCCATCTCCCTCGGCTGCGACCGCGCCCAGCTCGAGATCGCCGTGCGCCAGGCGCGGCCGGAGGGCGCGGCGAAGACCGCGCTGCTGTGGGCCGCCCGGACCCAGCTCGGCCTGCTGCCGCGCGAGGAGCTGCGGGCGCGCTGCGACGAGCTGCTCGGCAACCCGCTCACCGTGCCGTCCGTGCCGGAGTACGTGAGCGGGTTCGTGCAGGCGCTCGACCTCGCGCCGGGCCTCACCCCGTTCGTCGTCGAGCTGCTGTCCAAGGCGTTCGCCCGGCTCCCGGACGCGGTGCTGCTGCCCTGGCTGCCGCGGCTGATCGCCACGCTGCGCGCGCAGGCCGCCGAGCTGGTGCCGCTGCTGGTCCGGGAGGCGGGCCGTACCTTCCCGGCGGACCTCGCCGCGCTCGACGCCTGGACGCCGCCCTGGGCGGCGGCGCGGGCCGCCCGGCCCGCCCGCGCCTCCGCCCCGGCCGCGCCGGCGTCCGGGCCGGTGCCCGGGCTGCTCGCCGGACACCCGGCGGCCACGGACGCGGTCGCGCGGCTGCTCGGCTGCGGCACCGGGTGGCGGGCCGTGCCGGCCGGCGGGGGCCCGGCCACCCATCCGGCGCTCGCCGGCCTGCTCGCCGCACACCCGGCGACGGCCGAGGCGGTGGCGTCCCTGGTGGCGTGA
- a CDS encoding ATP-binding protein: MSDMLRAPAEIKYADELDYLESIDTGPKPFSWRLSPRMVRLFILGSEPSDGLDREIPQKWFGDRSFVERSIVTLASDRGLLLIGDPGTGKSWLAELLAAAICRNSTLVVQGTAGTTEDHIKYSWNISMVIARGQSREALIPSPIMTAMEQGVIGRFEELTRATSDVQDALISILSEKYVAIPELDEDNIVFAKPGFSIIATANSRDRGVNDLSSALKRRFNFVRIPVVANKRSEAEIVRFRTSELLRRHRIELEVPPSLLDILLQSFADLRAAAASAKSDEERLESSLSTAEQIGVLEDAILHSHFFGDRTLRPETLAGSLVGCLARRSPEDLAILNKYWHGVVEPRGREGGPWQEFLEGGRQALATLS; encoded by the coding sequence ATGTCTGACATGCTGCGGGCGCCGGCCGAGATCAAGTACGCCGACGAGCTCGACTACCTGGAGTCGATCGACACCGGCCCCAAGCCCTTCTCCTGGCGGCTCAGCCCGCGCATGGTGCGGCTGTTCATCCTCGGTTCCGAGCCGTCCGACGGGCTCGACCGCGAGATCCCGCAGAAGTGGTTCGGCGACCGCTCCTTCGTCGAGCGCAGCATCGTCACCCTCGCCTCCGACCGGGGGCTGCTGCTCATCGGCGACCCGGGCACCGGCAAGAGCTGGCTCGCCGAGCTGCTCGCCGCGGCGATCTGCCGCAACTCCACGCTCGTGGTGCAGGGCACGGCCGGCACCACCGAGGACCACATCAAGTACTCCTGGAACATCTCGATGGTGATCGCCCGCGGCCAGTCCCGCGAGGCGCTCATCCCCTCGCCGATCATGACCGCGATGGAGCAGGGCGTGATCGGCCGGTTCGAGGAGCTCACCCGGGCCACCAGCGACGTGCAGGACGCGCTGATCTCGATCCTGTCGGAGAAGTACGTCGCCATCCCCGAGCTCGACGAGGACAACATCGTCTTCGCCAAGCCCGGCTTCTCCATCATCGCCACCGCCAACAGCCGCGACCGCGGCGTCAACGACCTGTCCTCGGCGCTGAAGCGGCGGTTCAACTTCGTCCGCATCCCGGTGGTCGCGAACAAGCGGAGCGAGGCGGAGATCGTCCGGTTCCGCACCTCCGAGCTGCTGCGCCGGCACCGCATCGAGCTCGAGGTGCCGCCCAGCCTGCTCGACATCCTGCTGCAGAGCTTCGCCGACCTGCGCGCCGCGGCCGCCTCGGCGAAGAGCGACGAGGAGCGGCTGGAGTCGTCGCTGTCCACCGCCGAGCAGATCGGCGTGCTGGAGGACGCGATCCTGCACAGCCACTTCTTCGGCGACCGCACCCTGCGGCCGGAGACCCTCGCCGGGTCGCTCGTCGGCTGCCTCGCCCGGCGCAGCCCGGAGGACCTGGCGATCCTCAACAAGTACTGGCACGGCGTCGTCGAGCCGCGCGGCCGGGAGGGCGGGCCGTGGCAGGAGTTCCTCGAGGGCGGCCGCCAGGCGCTCGCCACCCTGTCCTGA
- a CDS encoding VWA domain-containing protein, whose product MSEPTTQAAPAAPSVNPHANRRQVLYWRLLAHLFDHEEQPSLERASVAVLTDIGLPAALLDPATSVDTVVQRFPELAGELPGLMVPENLGPDEPGAGPGPAEVRRAALVSKLLLNVFATGDGNVTATQLARWQQDAGWLERAVGCAPGELRGHPARGELGGVLAGLEGELVRRMHLREVLADPKLARRLTPTITLVEQLLRDKANLSGVALANAKALIRRYVDEVAEVLRTQVEKTSVGQIDRSVPPKRVFRNLDLRRTIWKNLVNWSPEDQRLYVDRLYFRHTARRTTPARLIVVVDQSGSMVDAMVNCTILASIFAGLPKVDVHLIAYDTRALDLTPWVNDPFEVLLRTDLGGGTDGTVAMRLAREKIADPRNTAMVWISDFYDDRALMAEFEAVHRSGVRFIPVGSVNSSGHQSVDSWFRDRLKAMGTPVISGHIRKLVAELKTFLSLG is encoded by the coding sequence ATGAGCGAACCGACCACCCAGGCCGCACCGGCGGCGCCGTCCGTCAACCCGCACGCCAACCGGCGGCAGGTGCTCTACTGGCGGCTGCTCGCCCACCTGTTCGACCACGAGGAGCAGCCGTCCCTCGAGCGGGCGAGCGTCGCGGTGCTCACCGACATCGGCCTGCCCGCGGCCCTGCTCGACCCGGCGACCTCGGTCGACACCGTGGTGCAGCGCTTCCCCGAGCTCGCCGGCGAGCTGCCCGGCCTCATGGTCCCGGAGAACCTCGGGCCGGACGAGCCCGGCGCCGGGCCCGGCCCGGCCGAGGTGCGCCGCGCCGCGCTCGTGTCGAAGCTGCTGCTCAACGTGTTCGCCACCGGCGACGGCAACGTCACGGCGACCCAGCTCGCCCGCTGGCAGCAGGACGCCGGCTGGCTGGAGCGCGCGGTCGGCTGCGCGCCGGGCGAGCTGCGCGGCCACCCCGCGCGCGGCGAGCTCGGCGGGGTGCTCGCCGGGCTCGAGGGCGAGCTGGTCCGGCGCATGCACCTGCGGGAGGTGCTCGCCGACCCGAAGCTCGCCCGCCGCCTCACCCCCACGATCACCCTGGTCGAGCAGCTGCTGCGGGACAAGGCGAACCTGTCCGGCGTCGCGCTCGCCAACGCCAAGGCGCTCATCCGCCGGTACGTGGACGAGGTGGCCGAGGTGCTGCGCACCCAGGTGGAGAAGACCAGCGTCGGCCAGATCGACCGCTCGGTGCCGCCCAAGCGGGTGTTCCGCAACCTCGACCTGCGGCGCACGATCTGGAAGAACCTCGTCAACTGGAGCCCGGAGGACCAGCGGCTGTACGTCGACCGGCTCTACTTCCGCCACACCGCCCGCCGTACCACGCCGGCGCGGCTGATCGTGGTGGTGGACCAGTCGGGCTCCATGGTCGACGCGATGGTCAACTGCACCATCCTCGCGTCGATCTTCGCCGGGCTGCCCAAGGTGGACGTGCACCTGATCGCGTACGACACCCGGGCGCTCGACCTCACCCCCTGGGTGAACGACCCCTTCGAGGTGCTGCTGCGCACCGACCTCGGCGGCGGCACCGACGGCACCGTCGCGATGCGGCTCGCCCGCGAGAAGATCGCCGACCCGCGGAACACCGCGATGGTGTGGATCTCCGACTTCTACGACGATCGGGCGCTGATGGCCGAGTTCGAGGCCGTGCACCGCTCCGGGGTGCGCTTCATCCCGGTCGGCTCGGTCAACAGCTCCGGCCACCAGAGCGTCGACTCCTGGTTCCGCGACCGGCTCAAGGCGATGGGCACCCCGGTGATCTCCGGGCACATCCGCAAGCTCGTCGCCGAACTCAAGACCTTCCTCAGCCTCGGTTAG
- the menB gene encoding 1,4-dihydroxy-2-naphthoyl-CoA synthase: MTDIGSGDAARDLYAPVKWSQVGEYEDIRLEYSGDGIAKITICRPEVRNAFRPQTLIEMSDALVIAREDPGIGVIILTGEGDKAFCSGGDQRVRGDTGYLTDPTDPRGVGRFHVTDLQIQIRRLPKPVVAMVAGYAIGGGHVLHLVCDLTIAADNARFGQVGPKVGSFDGGYGAGLLAELVGVKKAKEIWFLCRQYDAQQALEMGLVNAVVPLADLERETVAWCREMLRMSPTALRLMKASFNAATDGMAGIQQLAHDANLLFYATEEAKEGREAFKAKRTPDFGRFPRRP, translated from the coding sequence ATGACGGACATCGGGTCGGGTGACGCCGCGCGGGATCTGTACGCGCCGGTGAAGTGGTCGCAGGTCGGCGAGTACGAGGACATCCGCCTCGAGTACAGCGGGGACGGCATCGCCAAGATCACCATCTGCCGCCCGGAGGTGCGCAACGCCTTCCGGCCGCAGACGCTGATCGAGATGTCGGACGCGCTGGTCATCGCGCGGGAGGACCCGGGCATCGGTGTGATCATTCTCACCGGTGAGGGCGACAAGGCGTTCTGCTCCGGCGGCGACCAGCGGGTGCGCGGGGACACCGGCTACCTCACCGACCCCACCGACCCCCGGGGCGTGGGCCGGTTCCACGTCACCGACCTGCAGATCCAGATCCGGCGGCTGCCCAAGCCGGTGGTCGCCATGGTCGCCGGGTACGCGATCGGCGGCGGCCACGTGCTGCACCTGGTCTGCGACCTGACGATCGCGGCGGACAACGCGAGGTTCGGCCAGGTCGGCCCGAAGGTCGGCTCGTTCGACGGCGGGTACGGGGCCGGGCTGCTCGCCGAGCTCGTCGGCGTGAAGAAGGCCAAGGAGATCTGGTTCCTGTGCCGGCAGTACGACGCGCAGCAGGCCTTGGAGATGGGCCTGGTCAACGCCGTGGTGCCGCTCGCCGACCTGGAGCGGGAGACGGTCGCCTGGTGCCGCGAGATGCTGCGCATGTCGCCGACCGCGCTGCGGCTGATGAAGGCGAGCTTCAACGCCGCCACCGACGGCATGGCCGGCATCCAGCAGCTCGCCCACGACGCCAACCTGCTCTTCTACGCCACCGAGGAGGCGAAGGAGGGCCGCGAGGCGTTCAAGGCGAAGCGCACCCCCGACTTCGGCAGGTTCCCGCGCCGGCCGTGA
- a CDS encoding Gfo/Idh/MocA family protein, with protein MADVPAGGGAPRSEGAAPLRIGLLGAARIAPEAIVKPAQAGGHRIVVVAARDRTRAKEFAERHGIERVAGSYAEVVADPEVDVVYNPLVNGLHAPWNLAAVAAGKHVLTEKPSAANREEAAEVRDAVAKAGVAFMEGFHYLFHPVNRRLRELVASGELGEVRHLTAAFRVPGPGPDDPRWSLELAGGALMDLGCYCLHALRMLAPYLGGEPRVVAARAGERAGAPGVDEWLDADLEFPGGATATARCHMAFDGRDMSITVTGTRGEATVPNFPLAHQDNRIVIRTPEGEREERHGDRTTYHYQLEAFAARVRHGVPLPIDADDAVATMALIDDCYRAAGLSPRPRHPGIG; from the coding sequence ATGGCGGATGTCCCGGCGGGTGGCGGTGCGCCGAGGTCCGAGGGCGCGGCCCCGTTGCGGATCGGGCTGCTCGGCGCCGCGCGGATCGCACCGGAGGCGATCGTCAAGCCCGCGCAGGCCGGCGGGCACCGGATCGTCGTGGTCGCGGCGCGCGACCGGACGCGGGCCAAGGAGTTCGCCGAACGGCACGGCATCGAGCGGGTGGCCGGCTCCTACGCCGAGGTGGTGGCCGACCCCGAGGTCGACGTCGTCTACAACCCGCTGGTGAACGGCCTGCACGCCCCGTGGAACCTCGCCGCGGTCGCCGCGGGCAAGCACGTGCTCACCGAGAAGCCGTCCGCGGCCAACCGCGAGGAGGCCGCCGAGGTGCGCGACGCCGTGGCCAAGGCGGGCGTGGCCTTCATGGAGGGCTTCCACTACCTGTTCCACCCGGTCAACCGGCGGCTGCGCGAGCTGGTGGCGAGCGGCGAGCTCGGCGAGGTGCGGCACTTGACGGCCGCCTTCCGCGTGCCGGGGCCCGGCCCGGACGACCCGCGCTGGTCGCTCGAGCTCGCCGGCGGCGCGCTCATGGACCTCGGCTGCTATTGCCTGCACGCGCTGCGCATGCTCGCGCCGTACCTCGGCGGCGAGCCGCGCGTGGTGGCGGCCCGCGCGGGGGAGCGGGCGGGCGCGCCCGGGGTGGACGAGTGGCTCGACGCCGATCTGGAGTTCCCCGGCGGCGCGACCGCGACGGCCCGCTGCCACATGGCGTTCGACGGGCGCGACATGAGCATCACGGTGACCGGGACGCGCGGCGAGGCGACCGTGCCGAACTTCCCGCTGGCCCACCAGGACAACCGGATCGTGATCCGCACGCCCGAGGGGGAGCGGGAGGAACGGCACGGCGACCGCACCACGTACCACTACCAGCTCGAGGCGTTCGCCGCCCGGGTACGGCACGGCGTCCCGCTGCCGATCGACGCCGACGACGCGGTGGCCACGATGGCGCTCATCGACGACTGCTACCGCGCCGCCGGGCTGTCGCCCCGGCCGCGCCACCCCGGCATCGGCTGA
- a CDS encoding trans-sulfuration enzyme family protein, producing MDDSFTLETLLLHADADDDAEPGIAPPIHASVPFSAATAEEFAELSAEPRHERFYRRYGNPTQARLERLIAEAEGAEAALATASGMGAVSTTLLTLLSAGDHVVAQHSMYGGTLGFLRDVAPRLGIEVTFVDQADTPAFARALRPNTRLVMLETPSNPLLRVTDLRAVAELARDRGILTMADNTVATPVNQRPLECGVDLVMHSVTKSLSGHSDVLAGIVAGSRELIERIWQTHILVGAVVSPYDAWLALRGLRTLVMRVERQNAGALALARFLQAHPGVAAVNHPGLPEHPQHGLAVRQMRGFGGLLSFEPHGGREAAERLLSALRLVRRSPSLGGYRTLAVRPAAMWALELSDEELTEAGVPPALIRVAVGLENPDDLVADFERALAAAGAA from the coding sequence ATGGACGACTCCTTCACGCTGGAAACCCTGCTGCTGCACGCCGACGCCGACGACGACGCCGAGCCCGGGATCGCGCCCCCGATCCACGCGTCGGTGCCGTTCTCGGCGGCCACTGCGGAGGAGTTCGCCGAGCTGAGCGCCGAACCCCGGCACGAGCGCTTCTACCGCCGGTACGGCAACCCGACCCAGGCGAGGCTGGAGCGGCTCATCGCCGAGGCGGAGGGCGCCGAGGCCGCGCTCGCCACCGCCTCCGGCATGGGCGCGGTCTCCACCACGCTGCTCACCCTGCTCTCCGCCGGGGACCACGTGGTCGCCCAGCACAGCATGTACGGCGGAACGCTCGGCTTCCTCAGGGACGTCGCCCCCCGGCTCGGGATCGAGGTGACCTTCGTCGACCAGGCCGACACGCCGGCCTTCGCCCGCGCGCTGCGGCCGAACACCCGCCTGGTCATGCTCGAGACCCCGAGCAACCCGCTGCTGCGGGTGACCGACCTGCGGGCCGTGGCCGAGCTCGCCCGCGACCGCGGCATCCTCACCATGGCCGACAACACCGTCGCCACCCCGGTCAACCAGCGCCCGCTCGAGTGCGGCGTGGACCTGGTCATGCACAGCGTCACCAAGTCGCTGTCCGGCCACTCCGACGTGCTCGCCGGGATCGTCGCGGGCTCCCGCGAGCTGATCGAGCGCATCTGGCAGACCCACATCCTCGTCGGCGCGGTGGTCTCGCCGTACGACGCCTGGCTCGCGCTACGCGGCCTGCGCACCCTGGTCATGCGGGTGGAGCGCCAGAACGCGGGCGCCCTCGCGCTCGCCCGCTTCCTGCAGGCCCACCCCGGTGTGGCCGCGGTCAACCACCCCGGCCTGCCCGAGCACCCGCAGCACGGGCTCGCCGTCCGCCAGATGCGCGGCTTCGGCGGGCTGCTGAGCTTCGAGCCGCACGGCGGCCGCGAGGCGGCCGAGCGGCTGCTGTCCGCCCTCCGGCTCGTGCGCCGCTCGCCCAGCCTCGGCGGCTACCGCACGCTCGCGGTACGGCCCGCCGCCATGTGGGCCCTCGAGCTCAGCGACGAGGAGCTCACCGAGGCCGGGGTGCCGCCCGCGCTGATCCGCGTCGCGGTGGGTTTGGAGAACCCCGACGACCTCGTCGCCGACTTCGAGCGCGCCCTCGCCGCCGCCGGGGCGGCCTGA
- a CDS encoding 4-carboxy-4-hydroxy-2-oxoadipate aldolase/oxaloacetate decarboxylase — translation MRGVVVTNPERAPLDQVDALAKYGVATVHEALGREGYLGPHLRPVNRGHRIAGTAVTVLCWPGDNLMIHVAVEQCRPGDILVVTTTSPSTDGMFGELFATALQHRGVRGAVINAGSRDSAELGEMGFPVWSAAISAQGTVKATAGSVNVPIVIGGQVIRPGDVILADDDGVMVVPRQDLPRALQAAQARTDKEEATRQAFRQGELGLDRYGMRPLLEKLGVEYITAEEYARRTGA, via the coding sequence ATGAGAGGCGTCGTGGTGACCAACCCCGAGCGGGCACCGCTCGACCAGGTCGACGCCCTTGCGAAGTACGGCGTGGCGACCGTGCACGAGGCGCTCGGCCGCGAGGGATACCTCGGGCCGCACCTGCGCCCGGTGAACCGCGGCCACCGGATCGCGGGGACCGCGGTGACCGTGCTGTGCTGGCCCGGTGACAACCTGATGATCCATGTGGCCGTCGAGCAGTGCCGGCCCGGGGACATCCTGGTGGTGACCACCACCTCCCCGTCCACCGACGGCATGTTCGGGGAGCTGTTCGCCACCGCGCTGCAGCACCGCGGGGTGCGCGGCGCGGTGATCAACGCCGGGTCGCGGGACTCGGCCGAGCTGGGCGAGATGGGCTTCCCGGTGTGGTCGGCCGCGATCAGCGCCCAGGGCACGGTGAAGGCCACCGCCGGGTCGGTGAACGTGCCGATCGTGATCGGCGGCCAGGTGATCCGGCCGGGCGACGTGATCCTCGCCGACGACGACGGCGTGATGGTCGTGCCGCGCCAGGACCTGCCGCGCGCCCTGCAGGCCGCGCAGGCCCGCACCGACAAGGAGGAGGCCACCCGCCAGGCGTTCCGCCAGGGCGAGCTGGGCCTCGACCGGTACGGCATGCGCCCGCTGCTGGAGAAGCTGGGCGTCGAGTACATCACCGCCGAGGAATACGCCCGCCGTACGGGCGCCTGA
- a CDS encoding 4-oxalomesaconate tautomerase, with amino-acid sequence MAATPHPVIEKAIREGVRCMLMRGGTSKGAYFLAEDLPEDPALRDELLLRIMGTPDPRQIDGIGGATTLTSKVAIVSRSATPDADVDYLFLQLGVEEPTVSDKQNCGNILAGIGPFAVERGLVPAGQETTRVRIRMVNSGSLATATFPTPGGVVEYRGDTAISGVPGTAAAVDLEFADTEGSVTGSLLPTGNVRDVIDGIEVTCIDNGMPVVVARASDFGLTGYESPEELAADEALRERIQSLRLQAGKLMGLGDVSAASVPKTTLVAPPRAGGIISTRTFIPLKPHTAIGVLGAVTVATALLIEDAVGHELAVLPEPGTPLKVEHPTGTFEVGVELDSSATPPRVRRSSLVRTARKLFDGIVYARGW; translated from the coding sequence ATGGCCGCGACCCCCCACCCGGTGATCGAGAAGGCGATCCGCGAGGGCGTGCGCTGCATGCTCATGCGCGGCGGCACCTCCAAGGGCGCCTACTTCCTCGCCGAGGACCTGCCCGAGGACCCCGCGCTCCGCGACGAGCTGCTGCTGCGCATCATGGGCACGCCCGACCCGCGGCAGATCGACGGCATCGGCGGCGCGACCACGCTCACCAGCAAGGTCGCGATCGTCTCGCGCTCGGCCACGCCGGACGCCGACGTCGACTACCTGTTCCTGCAGCTCGGCGTGGAGGAGCCGACCGTCTCCGACAAGCAGAACTGCGGGAACATCCTCGCGGGCATCGGCCCGTTCGCGGTCGAGCGGGGCCTGGTGCCGGCCGGTCAGGAGACGACCCGGGTGCGGATCCGGATGGTGAACTCGGGCAGCCTCGCCACGGCCACCTTCCCCACCCCGGGCGGGGTCGTGGAGTACCGCGGCGACACGGCGATCTCCGGCGTGCCGGGCACGGCCGCCGCGGTCGACCTGGAGTTCGCCGACACCGAGGGCTCGGTCACCGGGAGCCTGCTGCCCACCGGCAACGTCCGCGACGTGATCGACGGCATCGAGGTCACCTGCATCGACAACGGCATGCCGGTGGTGGTGGCCCGGGCCTCCGACTTCGGCCTCACCGGCTACGAGTCGCCCGAGGAGCTCGCCGCGGACGAGGCGCTGCGCGAGCGCATCCAGTCGCTGCGGCTGCAGGCGGGCAAGCTGATGGGGCTCGGCGACGTCAGCGCCGCCTCGGTGCCGAAGACCACGCTCGTCGCGCCGCCGCGGGCGGGCGGCATCATCAGCACCCGGACGTTCATCCCGCTCAAGCCGCACACCGCGATCGGCGTGCTCGGCGCGGTCACCGTGGCCACCGCGCTGCTGATCGAGGACGCGGTCGGCCACGAGCTCGCGGTGCTCCCCGAGCCGGGCACCCCGCTCAAGGTCGAGCACCCCACCGGCACGTTCGAGGTCGGCGTCGAACTCGACTCGAGCGCCACGCCGCCGCGGGTGCGCCGGTCCAGCCTGGTGCGCACGGCCCGCAAGCTGTTCGACGGGATCGTGTACGCGCGCGGCTGGTAG